From a region of the Myxococcales bacterium genome:
- a CDS encoding response regulator translates to MVGRILIVEDDQSISRSLSLFLKHKGYEVECAENGLEGLRLLQNKTFDIVVSDVMMPQMNGLQLLEAIKETHPTLPVVMITGYTDLNTAIETLKKGAADFVTKPFRYDQFEQTIHHLLENEKAAARPIQTVDLQARLERKIRELSVLYMISEELESSASADDLFIALTEVACNITEAARSSFFMYDRDESRYYLKQAFNLDQRENRPLSFQFPTDINESLQIQRIPLAWNDPEETAFYRQALNLAAPINQLILAPLYVRGENFGVLAVEEKVQHPEFTAIDLNFIKFLLKKASLQIENSALYETIYANLVATLRSLVSTLEAKDTYTQRHSDRVTKISLLVAKEVGCSKEELDILQFAGMLHDIGKIGISDAILQKKGRLTDEEYEIIKQHPVIGARILEPLGMLPHEKAIIRHHHERWDGKGYPDGLAGRDIPFLARIVSLADAYDAMTSDRVYRKGLSHEVAVSEIKRNAWYQFDGNLSRAFLEMCERSGDEITNLLA, encoded by the coding sequence ATGGTCGGACGTATCTTAATAGTCGAGGATGATCAGTCGATTAGTCGCTCTCTCTCGTTGTTCCTCAAACACAAGGGCTACGAGGTCGAGTGCGCCGAAAACGGCCTGGAAGGCCTGCGGCTGCTGCAAAACAAAACGTTCGATATCGTGGTGTCCGATGTGATGATGCCGCAGATGAACGGCTTGCAACTGCTCGAAGCCATCAAGGAAACGCATCCAACGCTGCCAGTGGTGATGATCACCGGCTACACCGATTTGAACACCGCGATCGAAACCCTGAAGAAAGGCGCGGCGGATTTCGTCACCAAGCCGTTCCGCTACGACCAGTTCGAGCAAACCATCCATCACCTGCTGGAAAACGAAAAGGCGGCCGCCCGCCCGATTCAGACGGTCGACCTGCAGGCGCGGCTCGAACGCAAAATCCGCGAACTGTCGGTTCTGTACATGATCAGCGAGGAACTGGAATCCTCGGCCAGCGCCGACGATCTGTTCATCGCCCTGACCGAGGTCGCCTGCAATATCACCGAAGCCGCCCGCAGCTCGTTTTTCATGTACGACCGCGACGAGAGCCGCTACTACCTCAAACAGGCGTTCAACCTCGATCAACGGGAAAATCGGCCGCTGTCGTTCCAGTTCCCCACTGACATCAACGAAAGCCTGCAGATCCAACGCATCCCGCTGGCCTGGAACGATCCCGAGGAAACCGCCTTTTATCGCCAGGCCTTGAATCTGGCCGCGCCGATCAACCAACTGATCCTAGCCCCGTTGTACGTGCGCGGCGAGAATTTCGGCGTCCTGGCCGTCGAGGAGAAGGTTCAGCACCCGGAATTCACCGCGATCGATCTGAACTTCATCAAGTTCCTGCTGAAAAAGGCGAGCCTGCAAATCGAGAACAGCGCGCTGTACGAAACCATTTACGCCAATCTGGTGGCGACCTTGCGGTCCCTGGTCAGCACGCTCGAAGCCAAGGACACCTATACCCAGCGCCACTCCGACCGCGTCACCAAAATCTCGCTGCTGGTCGCCAAGGAAGTGGGATGCAGCAAGGAAGAGCTCGATATCCTGCAGTTCGCCGGCATGTTGCACGACATCGGCAAGATCGGCATTTCCGACGCGATCCTGCAAAAGAAAGGCCGGCTGACCGACGAGGAATACGAGATCATCAAACAGCACCCGGTGATCGGCGCGCGCATCCTCGAGCCCCTCGGCATGCTGCCCCACGAAAAGGCCATCATCCGCCACCACCACGAGCGGTGGGACGGCAAGGGTTATCCCGACGGCCTGGCGGGGCGCGACATTCCTTTCCTGGCGCGCATCGTCAGCCTCGCCGACGCCTACGACGCCATGACTTCCGACCGTGTCTACCGCAAGGGCCTCTCGCACGAGGTGGCGGTTTCGGAAATCAAGCGCAACGCCTGGTATCAATTCGACGGCAACCTGTCCCGCGCCTTCCTCGAGATGTGCGAACGCAGCGGCGACGAAATCACCAACCTGTTGGCCTGA
- a CDS encoding polysaccharide biosynthesis protein: protein MGFADRVGELVRDKVILITGGTGTIGVALIRRLLTYSPKAVRIFSRDENKQYFLKEEWSSAPNLRFFVGDVRDRGRLTRAMEYADLVFHLAALKHVESCEYNPFEAIKTNILGTQNVIDVAMDHEIEKVIFTSTDKAVNPANAMGASKLMAEKLMVAANYYKGKRQTRFASVRFGNVLASSGSVIPTFLHRLRLGQPIEITHPEMTRFFITLDESVTLLLDSLELCGGGDVLIRKMPVIRILDLATALLARHGLPADERHLRIVGLRAGEKMFEELLTGEESARTFDLDGYYLIRPQIAVDTQPPRGTPLPIAPFTSERGEPLSAPAIDELLARLIPAEPARAAE, encoded by the coding sequence ATGGGATTCGCCGATCGCGTGGGGGAGTTGGTCCGGGATAAAGTGATCCTGATTACCGGCGGCACCGGGACGATCGGGGTGGCCCTGATCCGGCGCCTGCTTACTTATTCGCCGAAAGCCGTCCGCATTTTTTCCCGCGATGAAAACAAGCAGTACTTTCTCAAGGAAGAATGGAGCAGCGCGCCCAATCTGCGGTTTTTCGTCGGCGACGTCCGGGATCGCGGCCGGCTGACCCGCGCCATGGAATACGCCGATCTCGTGTTTCACCTCGCGGCGCTCAAGCACGTGGAGAGTTGCGAATACAACCCGTTCGAAGCCATCAAAACCAATATCCTGGGCACCCAGAACGTCATCGACGTCGCCATGGACCACGAAATCGAAAAAGTGATTTTCACCTCCACCGACAAGGCGGTGAACCCGGCCAACGCGATGGGCGCCAGCAAATTGATGGCCGAAAAACTGATGGTGGCGGCCAATTATTACAAAGGCAAGCGCCAGACCCGGTTCGCTTCCGTCCGGTTCGGCAACGTCCTGGCCAGTTCCGGATCGGTCATTCCGACCTTTCTGCATCGCCTCCGCCTGGGGCAGCCGATCGAAATCACCCACCCGGAAATGACGCGCTTCTTCATCACCCTCGACGAAAGCGTGACGCTGCTGCTCGATTCCCTCGAATTGTGTGGCGGCGGTGATGTATTGATCCGCAAAATGCCGGTGATCCGCATCCTCGACCTGGCCACAGCGTTGCTCGCCCGCCACGGCCTGCCGGCGGACGAACGGCATTTGCGCATCGTCGGCCTGCGGGCCGGCGAAAAGATGTTCGAGGAATTGCTGACCGGCGAGGAATCGGCGCGCACCTTCGATCTGGACGGCTATTACCTGATCCGGCCGCAGATCGCCGTCGATACCCAACCGCCGCGCGGCACGCCGTTGCCGATCGCGCCCTTTACCTCCGAACGCGGCGAACCGCTGTCGGCCCCGGCGATCGACGAACTGTTGGCGCGGCTGATTCCGGCCGAGCCGGCGCGGGCCGCCGAATGA
- a CDS encoding NAD-dependent epimerase/dehydratase family protein: protein MKPQAVLVTGGAGFIGRWVVRELLRGGAEPGAFDPPRVVVLDNLENGRRENLAEFAGDAQLVDFVVGDINDRELVRELFIRHRFDVVFHLAARINVQDSIDDPTGVFQADVVGTFFLLETARQAGATFVFMSTCMVYRRSDDERGIAEDHPTLCASPYAGAKLAAEHLVESYHRTYGMRTVVLRPFNTYGPYQKATGEGGVVSIFLQREMSGRELLIFGDGTQTRDLLYAEDCAAFCVRAGLDDRAVGMVFNAGTGRDVTINELAAMICRDAERRKYVPHPHPQSEIQRLRADLGLAERLLGWSPRFSLEEGIVRTRQWLAENPAG from the coding sequence ATGAAGCCGCAAGCGGTATTGGTGACCGGCGGGGCGGGCTTCATCGGCCGGTGGGTGGTGCGGGAGCTGTTGCGCGGCGGCGCGGAACCGGGCGCTTTTGATCCGCCGCGGGTGGTGGTGCTGGACAATCTCGAAAACGGCCGGCGCGAAAACCTGGCCGAATTCGCCGGCGACGCCCAGCTGGTCGACTTCGTGGTCGGCGATATCAACGACCGCGAACTGGTGCGCGAACTGTTCATCCGCCATCGTTTCGACGTCGTTTTTCACCTGGCGGCGCGGATCAACGTGCAGGATTCGATCGATGATCCGACCGGCGTTTTTCAGGCCGATGTCGTCGGAACCTTTTTCCTTTTGGAAACGGCCCGGCAGGCCGGCGCCACGTTCGTGTTCATGAGCACGTGCATGGTCTACCGCCGTTCGGACGACGAGCGAGGCATCGCCGAGGATCACCCGACGCTCTGCGCCTCGCCCTACGCCGGGGCCAAGCTGGCCGCGGAGCACCTGGTCGAAAGTTACCACCGGACCTACGGCATGCGCACCGTGGTGTTGCGGCCGTTCAATACCTATGGGCCCTATCAGAAAGCGACCGGCGAGGGGGGCGTGGTCAGCATTTTCCTGCAACGCGAAATGAGCGGCCGGGAACTGCTGATTTTCGGCGACGGCACCCAAACCCGCGACCTGTTGTACGCGGAGGATTGCGCGGCTTTTTGCGTGCGGGCCGGCCTCGATGACCGGGCGGTCGGCATGGTTTTCAACGCGGGGACCGGTCGCGACGTGACGATCAACGAACTGGCGGCGATGATCTGCCGCGACGCGGAACGGCGCAAATACGTGCCGCATCCGCATCCGCAATCCGAAATTCAGCGATTGCGGGCCGATCTCGGTTTGGCGGAGCGTCTGCTCGGGTGGAGCCCGCGCTTTTCGCTGGAGGAAGGAATTGTCAGAACCCGGCAGTGGTTGGCGGAAAACCCGGCTGGTTGA
- a CDS encoding response regulator, giving the protein MSGIMRVLVADDEPMYRTLLEKTIAAEGFDVEVAVDGQEAIDRLQASEFDIVLTDLAMPRKSGTEVLRAAKKLNKNIIVIIITGFASLDTALAAIKDGVYDYITKPFQIDEIKLTLKNASERVRLEADRASLELKLEQAYETIEDLTNKRQNNQAKHQEIDQQIAVRQKELTDSMRRLRTFQDRLLPVQLIPKRLERNEEKRDKEEETVVGRMQDAAKLHREGAINDDEFRLLKKRILSE; this is encoded by the coding sequence ATGTCGGGCATTATGCGAGTTCTGGTCGCCGACGACGAGCCCATGTACCGGACGCTGCTGGAGAAAACCATTGCGGCCGAAGGATTTGACGTGGAAGTGGCGGTCGATGGCCAGGAAGCGATCGACCGGCTGCAAGCCTCCGAATTCGATATCGTTCTGACCGATCTGGCCATGCCGCGTAAAAGCGGCACCGAAGTGTTGCGGGCGGCGAAAAAACTCAACAAAAACATCATCGTGATCATCATCACGGGGTTCGCCAGCCTCGATACCGCGTTGGCGGCGATCAAGGACGGCGTCTACGATTACATCACCAAACCTTTTCAGATCGATGAAATTAAATTGACGTTGAAAAACGCCAGCGAGCGCGTCCGGCTGGAAGCGGATCGAGCTTCGCTGGAGTTGAAGTTGGAACAGGCCTACGAAACGATTGAAGATCTCACCAACAAACGCCAGAACAATCAGGCCAAACATCAAGAGATCGACCAACAAATTGCCGTCAGACAAAAGGAATTGACCGATAGCATGCGTCGGCTCCGCACTTTTCAAGACCGCCTGCTGCCGGTTCAATTAATCCCCAAACGCCTGGAACGGAACGAGGAAAAACGGGACAAGGAAGAGGAAACCGTGGTCGGTCGAATGCAAGATGCCGCCAAGCTCCACCGCGAGGGCGCGATCAACGACGATGAATTTCGACTACTGAAGAAACGAATTTTGTCCGAATAG
- a CDS encoding TetR/AcrR family transcriptional regulator produces MERKRREDKRKIKTRQVLMQSAAAVLARQGYHQTLISDIVSEAQMGQGTFYRYFKDKRDLFSQLTEEFIERLAAQFSPMTDNLPQNVYEYHDMSLNAIRRVMAIVLDNYELVRLIVREGPTIDPEFARVIDEFFNRFAQLAQSFLEYAIVQGFARPCRAEVVAQAIIGIALRLTDSGMQGRLQDLSKMTIAEEAVEFAFRGLGLYDQPASEPPRQAD; encoded by the coding sequence ATGGAAAGAAAAAGGCGCGAGGACAAGCGAAAAATCAAAACACGCCAGGTTTTGATGCAATCCGCCGCCGCAGTACTGGCGAGGCAAGGATATCATCAGACCTTGATCTCCGACATCGTCAGTGAAGCGCAAATGGGGCAAGGCACTTTTTACCGCTACTTCAAGGACAAGCGCGACCTTTTCTCCCAGCTCACCGAGGAATTCATCGAACGGCTGGCGGCGCAATTTTCGCCCATGACGGACAATCTGCCGCAAAACGTTTACGAGTATCACGACATGTCGCTCAACGCGATTCGCCGGGTCATGGCGATCGTGCTGGATAACTACGAGCTGGTCCGGCTGATCGTTCGCGAAGGGCCGACCATCGATCCCGAGTTCGCCCGCGTGATCGACGAGTTCTTCAACCGCTTCGCCCAACTGGCGCAGTCGTTTCTGGAATATGCCATCGTCCAGGGATTTGCCCGCCCCTGCCGCGCCGAGGTGGTCGCCCAGGCGATCATCGGCATCGCCCTGCGACTGACCGACAGCGGCATGCAAGGGCGGTTGCAGGATTTATCGAAAATGACGATCGCCGAGGAAGCGGTGGAATTCGCCTTCCGCGGCCTCGGGCTTTACGACCAGCCCGCTTCCGAACCGCCGCGTCAAGCGGATTGA
- a CDS encoding DUF362 domain-containing protein yields MDSTAKKSYLSRRKFIILLFVGLGSLLAAIAAIPKRFFMWFIVGRRMPSEREVLAKIVAELPPERRFPCGDEKAKVVVARHSYLYWEQESATVPGGWMGRPDLTNVRCMLDSALVNLTGTRAVPDAYRTLFSPDDRVAIKVLWTVHLPILDPILRGLLSIGIPPENICMMDFRQLAHPWYEKPPQEVRLLAREPGEVYFNTYCRQYGVKTAGGDYSHRWESVGSLQTQLEQKLYDCTALINVATLKTHYLAETTLCLKNLQGSHLKPYLLHASLDVSLALLNNLAPIREKTRLAVLDATAPLYDQGPQTNNSISSWKYNGVIVGRDPVAVDTVGVSIIADKRREMGLDHTLPRSHDLLTNAEKLRLGRHDPAWIERIDIDCGQA; encoded by the coding sequence GTGGATTCGACCGCGAAAAAATCATACCTATCCCGCAGAAAATTCATCATTCTGCTGTTCGTCGGATTGGGTTCCCTGCTGGCTGCCATCGCCGCCATTCCCAAACGCTTTTTCATGTGGTTCATCGTCGGCCGGCGAATGCCGAGCGAGCGGGAGGTGTTGGCCAAAATCGTCGCCGAACTGCCGCCCGAGCGAAGATTTCCCTGCGGCGACGAAAAAGCGAAAGTGGTCGTCGCCCGCCATTCGTACCTGTATTGGGAGCAGGAAAGCGCGACCGTGCCCGGCGGTTGGATGGGCCGGCCGGATTTGACGAATGTCCGTTGCATGTTGGATTCCGCGCTGGTCAATCTGACCGGAACGCGTGCGGTCCCGGACGCCTACCGAACTTTATTTTCACCGGACGATCGCGTCGCGATCAAAGTGTTGTGGACCGTCCACCTGCCGATCCTCGATCCGATCCTGCGCGGTCTGCTGAGCATCGGCATCCCACCCGAGAACATCTGTATGATGGATTTCCGCCAATTGGCGCATCCGTGGTACGAAAAACCCCCGCAAGAAGTACGGCTCCTGGCGCGCGAGCCCGGCGAGGTCTATTTCAATACCTACTGTCGGCAATACGGCGTGAAAACGGCGGGCGGCGATTATTCCCACCGGTGGGAGAGCGTCGGCAGCCTACAAACCCAACTGGAACAAAAGCTTTACGATTGCACCGCGCTGATCAACGTCGCCACGCTGAAAACGCATTACCTGGCGGAAACGACCCTCTGCCTGAAAAACCTTCAAGGCTCGCATTTGAAGCCTTATCTGCTGCACGCCTCGCTCGACGTCAGCCTGGCCTTGCTGAACAACCTGGCGCCGATCCGCGAAAAAACGCGGCTGGCCGTGCTCGACGCCACCGCGCCGCTGTACGATCAGGGCCCGCAAACGAACAACAGCATCTCGTCCTGGAAATACAACGGGGTGATCGTCGGCCGCGATCCCGTGGCGGTGGATACGGTCGGCGTTTCGATCATCGCCGACAAAAGACGGGAAATGGGGTTGGATCATACGCTGCCGCGCTCGCACGATTTGTTGACGAATGCCGAAAAACTTCGGTTGGGCCGGCACGATCCGGCTTGGATCGAACGAATCGATATCGATTGCGGTCAGGCGTGA
- a CDS encoding SDR family oxidoreductase, with product MNKLKGKSVLITGAANGIGLRLAENFAKAGSRLILTDINESALAEAKRKMEGFGAAVETFVVNVADQAQVEAMAAAVLERFGHLDILVNNAGVGYMGEIAETPIAKWKLLVDIDLFGPLYHIYAFLPSMIARREGQIVNISSGQMFFQMPTWGPYAAVKAALGVGSEILHWELRKHNIKVTTVYPYLVNTGFYDEAKTVAETFGEKISMKLLPYYSDTPEKVGKVIFNAIKKGSRVEMVNVVNYMGKMARAIGPVGDSMSFFTELFLGKHAAGGKTDRTATEK from the coding sequence ATGAACAAGCTCAAGGGAAAATCGGTATTGATCACGGGGGCCGCCAACGGCATCGGGCTGCGCCTGGCGGAAAATTTCGCGAAAGCGGGCAGCCGACTGATTCTCACCGACATCAACGAATCGGCCCTGGCGGAAGCCAAACGCAAGATGGAGGGTTTCGGCGCCGCCGTCGAAACCTTCGTGGTCAACGTCGCGGACCAGGCCCAGGTGGAAGCAATGGCGGCGGCGGTGCTGGAACGGTTCGGCCACCTCGACATTCTCGTCAACAACGCCGGCGTCGGTTACATGGGCGAAATCGCCGAGACGCCGATCGCCAAATGGAAGTTGCTGGTCGACATCGATTTGTTCGGCCCTCTGTACCACATTTACGCCTTCCTGCCCTCGATGATCGCGCGCCGCGAAGGGCAGATCGTCAACATTTCATCCGGCCAGATGTTCTTTCAGATGCCCACCTGGGGGCCTTACGCCGCGGTCAAGGCGGCGCTGGGCGTCGGTTCCGAAATCCTGCATTGGGAACTGCGCAAACACAACATCAAGGTCACGACCGTTTATCCGTACCTGGTCAATACCGGCTTCTACGACGAGGCGAAGACCGTCGCCGAAACCTTCGGTGAAAAAATCTCCATGAAGCTCCTGCCCTACTATTCCGATACGCCGGAAAAAGTGGGCAAGGTCATTTTCAACGCGATCAAAAAGGGTTCTCGCGTCGAAATGGTCAATGTGGTTAACTACATGGGCAAGATGGCGCGGGCCATCGGTCCCGTGGGCGATTCGATGAGTTTCTTCACCGAACTGTTCCTCGGCAAACACGCCGCCGGAGGAAAGACGGACCGGACCGCGACCGAGAAGTGA